In a genomic window of Lycium ferocissimum isolate CSIRO_LF1 chromosome 9, AGI_CSIRO_Lferr_CH_V1, whole genome shotgun sequence:
- the LOC132030901 gene encoding vacuolar protein sorting-associated protein 2 homolog 1-like: MSFLFGKRKTPAELLRENKRMLDKSIREIERERQGLQTQEKKLIAEIKKSAKQGQMGAVKVMAKDLIRTRHQIEKFYKLKSQLQGVSLRIQTLKSTQAMGEAMKGVTKAMGQMNRQMNLPALQKIMQEFEMQNEKMEMVSEVMGDAIDDALEGDEEEEETEELVSQVLDEIGININNELVNAPSSAVAAPAAKNKVAQAEATDNDDGGIDSDLQARLDNLRKM, from the exons ATGAGTTTCCTATTCGGCAAAAGAAAAACACCTGCAG AGCTCCTGCGTGAAAACAAGCGTATGCTTGATAAATCTATCCGAGAAATAGAAAGGGAGAGACAGGGGTTACAAACACAAGAGAAGAAACTAATTGCAGAGATAAAGAAAAGTGCAAAGCAAGGACAGATG GGTGCTGTGAAGGTGATGGCAAAGGATCTTATCAGGACAAGGCATCAGATTGAAAAATTTTACAAGCTTAAGTCCCAACTTCAAGGTGTCTCCCTCAGAATTCAG ACTTTGAAATCAACACAAGCAATGGGTGAAGCAATGAAAGGTGTTACAAAGGCAATGGGACAGATGAACAGGCAGATGAACTTGCCAGCATTGCAGAAAATAATGCAAGAATTTGAGATGCAAAATGAAAAGATGGAAATGGTGAGCGAGGTGATGGGAGATGCCATTGATGACGCTTTGGAAGGggatgaggaagaagaagaaacagaaGAGTTGGTGAGCCAGGTCCTTGATGAGATTGGTATTAACATCAATAATGAG CTTGTCAATGCTCCTTCTTCTGCGGTGGCTGCTCCAGCAGCGAAAAACAAGGTTGCACAAGCTGAGGCAACTGATAATGACGACGGAGGGATAGACAGTGATCTGCAAGCAAGGTTAGACAATTTGAGGAAAATGTAA